The following are encoded in a window of Acropora muricata isolate sample 2 chromosome 6, ASM3666990v1, whole genome shotgun sequence genomic DNA:
- the LOC136920878 gene encoding intraflagellar transport protein 140 homolog, with protein sequence MAVYFDHKIQAPSVALHTDIAWHSNYPLLAVASKNEPDVAGSVNFYLDEGELVEESSIQRSSLVATITWHPVRKILAIGWQSGDVLIWNEHDRELHEVGSIHQSPVNIIHWSNNGNRLVTCDEAGILAIWKSDQKGRLQQMPLLQHDTSSPITACVFKPPSSPEYDTSTKAAGDESAMDKLGWRKSTKGSSSSNDYSFFFGTADGSVCYVDDKGRVTQCFTADSAVKYLLYSEGRDMIVVVTDGLVLSQHRVANDGTTSELAKVKLSGQPAKSQIIWAGRQVLATASGENVVRMWNLEQNDNYVLSLDASGFEAGEFVNCISYSKVKGILAGGTNKGKVAMWKNVVTKLQKKMTEAQEKWELQAPAALEGETQLSQIQWAGSKGLLAVKSEETVIILNEQVMNAHYNHEIAAVQVSPSQLAIENFTTSYQQDLKTDIHIKGVFVTKTHTAIWNGKRVVIYEVSSDKSMVRAEGSFNSDSPVVVVHEQSVYTTEPGKIHVRTFQGTVKQILQFSVTEGDPVLLDVCGNFLVAGTSLSYIKMWDLSRREAKQHCNPKPLEGDIAGMGKLKSVKCNCNGTKVSIMCDKANNSPDSRIYVWDIETDSFQSFDFASGHGSGAEEEDKESIDIMSKAQQAAEIAGRRPLLQYWDPTEPKLLVCETSHIPGWKPSNAAKAVDDSKEGDVLVIALFSTPENGILVQDHFAIDSAYFSLLGVQVPYFYLVKKSSELEGPPPAKPPSYGSTGIPLPDKHHMVTKHTMRDFIGLEKADEEARKAMMNFSYLSAIGNMDEAFKAIKLIKSESVWENMARMCVKTKRLDVATVCLGNMGNARAARALRQVQSEPELDAKVACLAVQLGMTEEAEKLLKNSGRFDLLNKFYQAANQWTKAIEVAELQDRIHLRTTYYNYAKHLEATGNIPAAIVNFEKADTHRFEVPRMLLEEPQQLEAYILKNKDKELRKWWAQYMESTSEMETALQFYEAARDNLSLVRVYCYCGNLEKAAEICNETGDRAASYHLARQFENQDKIKEAIHFYTRAQCYSNAIRLAKEHGLDNELMNLALLSSPRDMLDVARYYENHPEMQDKAVMLYHKGGDITKALDLCFSTQQFAALQVIAEELDDNTDPLMLDKCSTFFIEHEQFDKAVDLLAIGKKFSEALDLCLSHNVTITEELAEKMTLPKDSDAEVRKKLLERVADCCMQQRSYHLATKKYTQAGNKIKAMKALLKSGDTEKIIFFAGVSRQKEIYVMAANYLQSLDWRKDPEIMKNIIAFYTKGRAMESLASFYDACAQVEIDEYQNYDKALGALSEAYKCMAKAKTKNATDQEEKVAQLKQRIGFLKKFVQARRTYEENPEEAIKQCHVLLEEPDLETAVRVGDVYGVIIEHYARELNYTKAFSVMEEMRQRVPNINMAYYVNMKTIEVVHKAVGAPLGRGMGAEREIRGELDEDDGEEVEEDVEEEMVNGHDEY encoded by the exons ATGGCAGTTTACTTTGACCACAAGATTCAAGCTCCTTCTGTTGCATTACACACTGACATAGCTTGGCACAGCAATTACCCACTTTTAGCAGTTGCTTCGAAAAACGAGCCAGATGTCGCGGGTTCAGTAAATTTCTACCTGGATGAG GGGGAATTAGTGGAAGAGTCATCTATCCAGCGGTCTAGCTTGGTGGCAACAATAACATGGCATCCTGTTAGAAAGATTCTTGCTATTGGTTGGCAAAGCGGGGATGTGTTGATCTGGAATGAGCACGACCGTGAATTACACGAAGTTGGCTCCATTCATCAGTCTCCAGTGAATATCATCCATTGGAGCAATAACGGAAACCGACTGGTCACTTGTGATGAG GCTGGGATTTTGGCCATCTGGAAATCAGACCAGAAGGGTCGTCTTCAGCAAATGCCTCTGCTTCAACATGACACCTCATCACCAATAACAGCTTGTGTCTTTAAACCACCTTCATCTCCAGAATA TGACACCTCCACAAAAGCAGCTGGTGATGAATCTGCAATGGACAAGTTAGGTTGGCGGAAAAGTACCAAAGGGAGCAGCTCTTCAAATGACTATTCTTTCTTCTTTGGCACAGCAGATG GTTCTGTGTGCTATGTTGATGACAAGGGCCGTGTTACGCAATGTTTCACAGCTGACAGTGCTGTCAAATATTTGCTCTACAGTGAAGGAAGGGACATGATTGTTGTGGTAACTGATGGATTGGTTCTCTCACAACACAGAGTGGCTAATGATGGGACAACCTCTGAACTTGCTAAG GTGAAGCTAAGTGGACAGCCTGCCAAGAGCCAAATAATCTGGGCTGGGAGACAAGTTTTAGCAACAGCATCTGGAGAAAATGTTGTCAG AATGTGGAATCTTGAACAGAATGACAACTATGTTTTATCCCTTGATGCAAGTGGCTTTGAAGCTGGTGAATTTGTGAACTGTATATCATACAGCAAAGTTAAAG GGATCCTTGCTGGTGGGACAAACAAAGGTAAAGTGGCCATGTGGAAGAATGTTGTGaccaaattgcaaaagaaaatgacagAGGCTCAAGAGAAATGGGAGCTTCAGGCACCAGCAGCTCTTGAAGGGGAAACACAACTGTCCCAGATACAG TGGGCTGGAAGCAAAGGCCTTCTTGCAGTGAAGAGTGAAGAAACTGTGATTATTCTCAATGAACAAGTCATGAATGCACATTACAACCATGAA ATTGCAGCAGTGCAAGTCTCTCCAAGTCAATTGGCCATTGAAAACTTTACGACAAGTTATCAACAAGACTTGAAGACAGATATTCACATCAAGGGAGTCTTTGTGACAAAG ACCCACACAGCTATATGGAATGGAAAAAGAGTGGTGATATATGAGGTGTCGAGTGACAAAAGCATGGTTAGAGCTGAGG GTTCTTTCAATTCCGATTCCCCTGTTGTTGTAGTTCACGAGCAAAGCGTTTACACTACTGAACCAGGGAAGATTCATGTCCGAACGTTTCAG GGAACAGTTAAACAGATCTTACAGTTTTCTGTGACAGAAGGAGACCCTGTCTTATTAGATGTGTGTGGAAACTTTCTTGTTGCTGGGACTTCACTGTCTTACATTAAAATGTGGGATTTATCAAGAAG GGAAGCCAAGCAACATTGCAACCCAAAGCCTCTGGAAGGTGATATTGCAGGGATGGGCAAGCTAAAATCAGTCAAGTGCAACTGCAATGGCACTAAAGTCAGCATCATGTGTGATAAG GCAAATAATTCTCCTGATTCCAGAATATATGTGTGGGACATAGAGACAGACTCATTTCAGTCCTTTGATTTTGCCTCTGGCCATGGGTCAGGGGCAGAGGAAGAGGACAAAGAAAGCATTGATATCATGAGCAAAGCACAACAGGCGGCAGAAATAGCTGGTCGAAGGCCTCTGTTGCAGTATTGGGATCCCACTGAGCCCAAGTTACTTGTCTGCGAAACGTCGCACATTCCTGGATGGAAACCTAGTAATGCGGCCAAAGCAGTGGATGATAGCAAAGAG GGAGATGTGTTGGTTATAGCACTTTTCAGCACCCCAGAAAATGGTATCTTAGTGCAAGACCACTTCGCAATCGACTCGGCCTATTTCA gTTTACTCGGAGTTCAGGTTCCATACTTCTACCTTGTTAAAAAG AGCAGTGAGCTGGAGGGCCCGCCACCTGCAAAACCACCGTCCTATGGTTCAACAGGCATTCCTCTTCCTGACAAACACCACATGGTAACGAAACACACCATGAGGGATTTCATTGGCCTTGAAAAGGCTGATGAGGAGGCCAGGAAGGCCATGATGAATTTCAGTTACCTGTCAGCCATTGGTAACATGGATGAAGCTTTCAAAGCGATCAAGCTGATCAAAag TGAGTCAGTCTGGGAAAACATGGCACGTATGTGTGTGAAGACAAAGCGACTAGATGTGGCCACGGTGTGTCTTGGGAATATGGGAAACGCTCGAGCTGCCAGAGCACTTAGACAAGTACAGAGTGAACCTGAGTTAGACGCAAAAGTGGCTTGCTTAGCCGTACAACTCGGAATGACG GAAGAAGCAGAGAAATTGCTGAAGAATTCTGGGCGGTTTGACCTGCTGAACAAGTTTTACCAAGCTGCTAATCAGTGGACAAAG GCCATTGAAGTAGCAGAACTCCAAGATCGCATTCATTTGCGTACCACTTACTACAATTACGCCAAGCACCTTGAAGCAACCGGGAACATCCCGGCGGCAATTGTCAA ttttgagaAGGCAGATACTCATCGATTTGAAGTTCCTAGAATGTTGCTGGAGGAACCTCAGCAATTAGAGGCTTACATCctaaaaaacaaagacaa agaGTTACGAAAATGGTGGGCGCAGTacatggagagtacaagtgaaaTGGAGACAGCGCTGCAGTTTTACGAGGCAGCCCGCGATAACCTGTCACTTGTCAGAGTCTACTGTTACTGTGGCAACCTGGAAAAG GCCGCCGAGATCTGTAACGAAACAGGCGACAGAGCTGCATCTTATCATCTTGCCAGACAGTTTGAAAACCAG GATAAAATCAAGGAAGCTATTCACTTCTACACACGTGCTCAATGTTATAGTAACGCTATACGTCTCGCTAAG GAACATGGCCTTGACAACGAACTCATGAATCTTGCGCTGCTCAGTTCTCCAAGAGACATGTTGGACGTTGCCAG GTATTACGAAAACCATCCCGAAATGCAAGACAAGGCGGTCATGCTGTATCACAAG GGAGGCGATATCACCAAAGCATTGGACCTGTGCTTTTCAACGCAACAGTTTGCTGCTCTTCAGGTGATTGCTGAGGAGTTGGACGACAACACAGATCCTCTCATGCTGGACAAGTGCTCCACATTCTTCATAGAACACGAACAATTCGACAAAGCCGTTGACCTGCTAGCTATTGGCAAAAAG ttttcGGAGGCATTAGATCTTTGCTTGAGTCATAACGTGACAATCACCGAGGAGCTGGCGGAAAAGATGACTCTTCCGAAAGATTCCGACGCCGAGGTTCGCAAAAAATTACTGGAGAGAGTTGCCGATTGCTGCATGCAGCAAAGGTCTTACCATCTAGCAACTAAGAAATATACACAAGCTGGGAACAAAATCAAG GCAATGAAGGCTCTACTGAAATCCGGTGACACCGAGAAAATTATCTTCTTTGCTGGTGTGTCcagacaaaaagaaatttacGTAATGGCGGCGAATTATCTACAATCTCTGGACTGGCGGAAAGATCCTGAGATAATGAAAAACATCATCGCTTTCTACACAAAGGGACGAGCAATGGAGTCGCTGGCCAGCTTCTATGATGCCTGTGCTCAA GTGGAAATTGACGAATATCAGAACTATGACAAAGCTCTCGGTGCATTGAGCGAGGCGTACAAATGCATGGCCAAGGCTAAGACGAAGAATGCCACAGATCAAGAAGAAAAAGTGGCACAGCTAAAGCAGAGAATAGGATTCCTGAAGAAATTTGTCCAGGCTAGAAG GACGTACGAGGAAAACCCAGAGGAGGCCATAAAACAGTGCCACGTTCTCCTAGAGGAGCCTGATCTTGAAACAGCTGTGCGTGTCGGGGATGTTTACGGAGTCATTATTGAACACTATGCAAGAGAACTGAATTATACTAAA GCTTTCTCCGTAATGGAGGAAATGAGGCAGAGGGTGCCTAATATCAACATGGCGTACTACGTGAACATGAAGACAATCGAGGTGGTCCACAAGGCAGTGGGAGCACCCCTGGGGAGGGGTATGGGTGCCGAGCGAGAAATCAGAGGAGAACTGGACGAAGATGATGGAGAAGAGGTGGAGGAAGACGTTGAAGAGGAAATGGTGAATGGACACGATGAGTATTAG
- the LOC136919705 gene encoding NHP2-like protein 1 has protein sequence MASDEVNPKAFPLADPQLTVTILDLIQQATSYKQLRKGANEATKCLNRGIAEFIVMAADTEPLEILLHLPLLCEDKNVPYVFVRSKQALGRACGVSRPVIAIAVTINEGSQLKPQIQSLQQAIEKLLI, from the exons ATG GCAAGTGACGAAGTAAACCCTAAAGCATTTCCCCTGGCTGATCCTCAGCTGACTGTTACAATTCTTGATCTAATTCAACAAGCAACTTCATACAAACAGCTCAGAAAAGGAGCTAACGAAG CCACCAAATGTCTCAACCGTGGGATTGCAGAGTTCATAGTAATGGCAGCAGATACAGAGCCACTGGAAATATTACTGCATCTGCCACTACTTTGCGAAGATAAG aATGTACCATATGTATTTGTGCGTTCCAAGCAGGCTCTTGGACGTGCATGTGGGGTCTCACGCCCTGTCATTGCGATTGCTGTTACCATTAATGAAGGATCACAACTCAAGCCACAAATCCAGTCACTGCAACAAGCCATTGAAAAACTTCTCATATAA
- the LOC136919704 gene encoding B9 domain-containing protein 1-like — translation MAGGGLHSSVFLVMVSGQIESAKFPEFDDLYCKYCFVYGQDWVVTSGWEEGLSQNTKKSLDKRQVFVFNFPLDITFKSTSPFGWPQLVISCYGLDFYGHDVVRGYGAVHVPISPGSHTREVPMFVPESSSKFQKFMSWLFGRRPEFIDPKLVAQGEGREVTRVRSQGTVKIKFSVVTRDMKKLGYDTEPASVAIPHIAPVNSSITTVRPDSHLHGPDSSA, via the exons ATGGCGGGAGGAGGGCTTCATAGTTCGGTATTTCTCGTTATGGTTTCTGGACAGATTGAGTCCGCAAAA TTTCCAGAGTTTGACGATTTGTACTGCAAGTACTGTTTTGTTTACGGTCAAGATTGGGTCGTCACGTCA GGTTGGGAGGAAGGACTTTCCCAAAACACGAAAAAGAGTTTGGATAAACGACAGGTCTTCGTTTTCAACTTTCCTTTGGATATCACTTTCAAGAGTACAAGTCCATTTGGAT GGCCACAACTAGTCATCAGCTGCTATGGTTTGGATTTTTATGGTCATGATGTGGTGCGTGGATATGGAGCTGTTCATGTTCCCATCTCTCCTGGAAG CCACACAAGGGAGGTGCCAATGTTTGTACCAGAATCTTCATCAAAATTTCAGAAGTTTATGAG CTGGTTATTTGGAAGGAGGCCAGAGTTTATAGACCCAAAACTGGTTGCTCAAGGAGAAGGGAGAGAagtgacaagagtaagatcacAAGGAACTGTGAAAATTAAATTCAGTGTGGTGACAAGGGACATGAAGAAGCTTGGTTATGATACAGAACCTGCCAGTGTAGCAATTCCGCATATAGCTCCTGTGAATAGCAGCATTACAACAGTTAGACCAGATTCTCACCTGCATGGACCTGACAGTAGTGCCTAA